The DNA sequence AGCGCGTGCTCCTCGGGCAGGAAACGGTCGAGGCGCTGATAACCCGGCGAGGCGAACCGTTGAGCCGAGGACCTCATGCCGGTCCGCAGGAACCCGCTCAGGTTGAGATCGACAATTCCAGTTCCGATCGCTTCACAATCATTGAGATCTTCGCCAATGACCGTCTGGGCCTGCTCTACGCGATCACCAGGACGATGTTTGAGATTGATCTTTCTGTGCACTCCGCGAAAATCTCAACCCATTACAGCCAGGTGGTTGACGCCTTCTACGTCACCACCAACAACGGAAGCAAGATTGACGATCCGGCCTTGATCCGGCGCATTCGGCAGCGTCTGCTCGAAGTGGTGTGAGAAGTCTAAGGCGGACCGCCTTTTTGCGGACCGCAACCCAAGCGTTCTGCGATCCAGAAACATGCGCGCAAAATGCGCACCAGTCCCGACGGAAGAGACTGAAACGGCTTGGCTGCCACAAGCCTTTCGCCTCTTCCCCGGCCGTCCCTCACATGTTCGACATCATCGTACCCAGCGGCCGAGTGTCTTCGAGGTTTTCGAGGACGGCCTTGATCGCCACCGTGATTGGTACGGCCAAGATCATGCCGATGATTCCCCAAATCGCTCCGCCGAAAGCGAGCGCGAGAAGAATAATCAACGGGCTGAGGTTCAGGCGGTTGCCGGCCACACGGGGCTCCACGATGTAGCCGATCCCGTTCTGCACGATCGCCAGCGCGACCAGAGTGGCAAGCCCCCGCCACGGACTGTCGCTGTCGACCAGGGCCAGCAACGCCGGAAGCAGCGTGGCGATCAGGCTGCCCAGGTACGGGATGAAATTCAACAGGAACGCGATGATGCCCCACAACACCGCGAAGTCGACATCCAGCAGAAGGAGAATGACCACCGTCAGACCTCCGGTCAGGAGGCTCATGAGCGTTTTGACCGCGATGTACTGGGCGATCGAGGCGTTGATCTTATCCACCACCGCCATGATACGGCCGCCTCGCTCCCCGCCGAAAGCCGCGTCCATTCGGCGACGGAAGCCGCTGTGCTCGGCGAGCAGGAATACCAGATAGACGAGTACAACCGCCATCTGGCTCACGAAATTGAAGAACGTGCCCAGCGCCGATCGAATCATGGTGACGCTGCTCTCCACGGTGGCCGTTTGCCCGACAATGATCTGTTGCAGCAGATCTCGATCGACGCCCGGAATCCAATCGGCGGCCCGGCGAGTCATTTCCGAGAGGTTGTGCTGGTATCGCGGGATATTCTTGGTCAGATCGTAGAAGCTGTGATAGATCATCTGGCCCAATCCATAAGATGCGGCCAGAAAGACCGATACGAGCAGCAGATAAGACAGCCAGGAAGCGATGCGGCGACGCACAAACCAGCGATGAATCGGCACAATCAGGTAGCCGATGAAAGCGGCAACGAGCAGTTGTTGCAGAATCCCCGCGAACTCGCGCATGAGATATGACGCGAGCGCCAGAGTCAGGAGACTCATGGCGGCAAGATGGACTCGATGGGCCAAAACGGAGGACTGACCACTGCTCTGCCGGCCGGCCGGGTGGGCTGCGGATTTCTCGGGTTGTTGACTCGCTGAACTCATAGCGCCTCGTCCCAGAAGCTTCGTGACCTCGATCTGACATCCACGCGACCGGGTCTGATTACCTGACGCGGACGGTCACAGCATAATCCATCGCCAACACGCCGTCGACCGCTTCGGCCCTGATGAGGAGGTTCAGGATCCAGGATCCGTGATTCCTTGGCAGACCAACAGACGAACAGTCCAAACGGACCACTTCTCGCGCAGAGCCGCAGAGATCGCAAGGAAGAGCACCCGCCCGCATCTCTCCGCGTCTCAGCGTCTCCGCGCGAGCATCGTCTTATCTGGCTGAGGTCTGATCGCTGAGAACTGACAGCCAATGGCCGAGACCT is a window from the Phycisphaerae bacterium genome containing:
- a CDS encoding AI-2E family transporter, whose translation is MSSASQQPEKSAAHPAGRQSSGQSSVLAHRVHLAAMSLLTLALASYLMREFAGILQQLLVAAFIGYLIVPIHRWFVRRRIASWLSYLLLVSVFLAASYGLGQMIYHSFYDLTKNIPRYQHNLSEMTRRAADWIPGVDRDLLQQIIVGQTATVESSVTMIRSALGTFFNFVSQMAVVLVYLVFLLAEHSGFRRRMDAAFGGERGGRIMAVVDKINASIAQYIAVKTLMSLLTGGLTVVILLLLDVDFAVLWGIIAFLLNFIPYLGSLIATLLPALLALVDSDSPWRGLATLVALAIVQNGIGYIVEPRVAGNRLNLSPLIILLALAFGGAIWGIIGMILAVPITVAIKAVLENLEDTRPLGTMMSNM